The Astatotilapia calliptera chromosome 4, fAstCal1.2, whole genome shotgun sequence genome segment CAACTGTCACACAAAGAAAGACCACCattacacacacagtgcagaagCTACtgatagaagaagaaaaaaaaaagaccggGCATCAGCACAGGGAAGTAAGCTTTAAAAAATCCCTGCGGAATTAAGCCAAACAGATACAAAGTGCTGCAGTAATTACAGACTATGAGCACTCTGTATGGCAACCTGTCAGGCTAGCGAGCTGCGTCACATCAGCTGCTAACGATCAACTTTTCGGACATCTATATTTCAGTTGTAGTTCTTCTTGCATGGGTAAAATAAGTAAATTAAACAGACTAGCAAATGGGACGCTCTTAGCCGCGGATATGATGCCGTGTGCTGTCAAAACAATGATCACCGTTACGTCACTGACCATATACTTCAGCTAGCCACCTGCTGTTAGCAACGGCTAACCTAGAATATGCAAACTGCTGCTTTCCGGCATCATGACAGATTTCACGTTCCACGCATTGAATCGGGCTTCAGAAACACTCAGTAAAACGCCCACCTATCCGTTTCTCTCACCTCAGATCAGAGCGATGTGATTGTAAATTAGTTATGCCTTCTCGTTTTAGCTAGGGCAAGTCAACGGTACGGTAAGCTAATGCTAGTTAGCAAGAACATCACGTTAGGAGTTAAAACTGTGCTCTTCATGTCCCTCAACCCACAGCGATAAAATGTTACCAGTTACGTGCCTCACTACGAGGATCTGTAGACTCGTTTCACCTtcagtttaattaaattcaGACCCCTCTCCTCTTCGACACCTACTGCCCGCTCATCCGAAAGTAGCAACCCGCCGCTACAGTGTAGGCAGCTCCAGCCAGGCCCGGGAGACgaacaagaaaaacactgagtTCCTAACAGAAACGGCTCACCTCCGGCCCGGCTTTAACGCAAAACCGACGAGCTAAAACGATACCGCTACCATTCCGACAGTTAGTCAAAACAGCAACGCGCCTGTTCGAGCAACGGAGCCATTGTTTTCGCTTCGAAATCCTGACATTGTTGAGAGAGCGGCCATCGCGTAACTAACCTGAAAGCCTCGCCTGTTCTCCATCAGTGTGTTCAAAATGCAACCTGCGATTACTCACCGGCACTTTCGTCAAAGCTGAAACTAAATACAGGGAACTTTCACATTGACACataacactgtacacacaacagcattaaaaattgttaatgtaaataaagtcatttgttttattcagcGTGAAATTTacgcatttttaaaaattggttTGAATCTGCTCCTACATTCGCAAGTATAAAAAATGGCCAAAGGTCCCTCTAGCGGCTGATAAGCAAACCTACCTCAAAATTACTGtcaaatataatttattgtatATTAAAATCTTTCAAGGCTCATATTATACTTGTAGTGAACACTTTAAAggaatttatttcaacatattAAGTGTATTTATACCGCTACATCTTGAAGAATTTAATTACTTGCCACATACACAATTACACATCTATAATGTGTAGTGAAGTGCTTAAGTGCCAGACTGGCTGtacaaaagaaagagaaatagaGAAGTATTCCAATCAGCACCCCCCCCATTGTGTTAGATAGCTGGTTAACAGCTATCAGTTGAGTAGCTGAGTATCAGATAGGCAGTGTGTGAGTTGCAGTCTCATTTAGCAGTCTCGCGGCTTGAAGGTAAAAGTTCTGCCTCATTCTCTTGACTGAAGTAACTACACTCCTGAGGGCCACCATCAACGTCGTGATGCTCCGACTAAGGATGCTTTCTATAGTGTAAGAATAGAAGTCCCTGAGCATCCCAGCCAggagtttgaaatccttttTCGTTATCTAAAGTAGGAGAAGCAATGATGGGATTTCCTTATCATGAAGTCATCTCTGATAGAACAGCAGCCAGTGGGCACAACTTGGAATATTGATGCTGCAACTTGCTGTAAATAAGCTACAAACCATGAAATTCAAATAATTCGGACTGACCTTAGGCACAGAAGATCTAAACAATCTCCAAAGCTTCAAGGTGGGCACTCAAGATTTTTGTCCCTAGTTCAATAATTAACCAGATGTAAAATATGCTTATAAGCTCCGTCTGGAGTACCTGCCTTGTAATGTTGAATAGTGTGACAATAAAGTTGGTCTTAAGACATTTTGGATAGGAAATTCCATAATTTATTAAATAAGTTGATTAACACCAAGTTGGTTACACTGCAGGGATATCAATCTGTCCGGTTATGAAGAATAAACTGTTGCAAATCCATGTTGTTGGGGACAGCATAACATTTGCCATGGTGTTCCTAGACTCCGTCACTTGAACACACCAAGGTGCTTAGCATGAGCTTGTTCTCATCTGTGTAAAGAACAGGGTGCCAGTGGTGAATCTATCAAGCTGCATGGGGCACAACTGTGATTGCAGATCTTACTAAAAGATACCAGGATCTTTTAGTAGGACCTCATGTCACCACCATGGAGCCAGGTTCAGAGTCCAGTCACAAACATGAACCAGGCTGGAGGGCATTTTCCAGAGTTCTGGTAGGGATCCCTCTGATTCTCTATGGAAAAAGGAGCAGATATTATTCCTGCTGCTGGGCTGATGCCCCTCTAACCTCTTGAGACTGCTACAAGAACCAGAACCTTTGTGTGACTGTGCCAGGTTGGCAGAGTCACACAAAGGTTGTTGACTCTCCATTGCATCAGTTGTCACTTTTAATGTCCCAAAGCAGGTGAAATGGATTCATATTGGTTCTAGCTTTCTAACTGGACAGATCAATTGCCTGAAGTTTAACCGACTTTGTGTTAGAGTGTGACGAGTATCTATTATCTCTCTGATTTATTCGAGATGAAAAAGAACTCACCTGTCAAAGTATGTAAGaactggtttgtgctgctgaaTTGTATATTTAGTAAATTGATGTAGTTCTAGTTCACCTTTAAAAGAAGGGCAGCAATAAACTGCCAATAATACTAACAAGTGCCTTCTGTTACTTTAACCAGAGAGGGGAGTTCATTAAACAAACATCTGGGACTgtcacactttaaaaaaaaaagaaaaaaaagaaaaaaaaaaggaactaaCATTTTACCAAAGACAAggattaaattattttagctgACAAAATGACAAGTCCATTTCTGCACTTCATTTCTCCAGATTCAGTAAACTATTAAACACCTTCATGATTACAAATGACTTCCAGCCTCACAGGACTATAATATTTCAGCCTGTTAAGACACGACCATGCCGATGTTACCAAATGTAGCTCAGACTGCTGACAGAGTCTACTAGTTAAATTTAGCACTAAGCCCCACCCGTATTCTGGTGCCCATTTTATTCCTTCACTCTTTCAACAACTACCACCCAAAGAAGTATATCAATTTAATATTGAGAGACTATTTTATTacccacacacaccacactAACACCCATAACCAGCTGCCTTGTCATTTaccattaaaaacaaagttttccAACAGACTccagtacattttattttttgctcagATAAAGATTAGAAACAACTTGCAAGAAATCAACCACATTgcatatataaattaaaacGTCCTTGACAGTATCATTTATTATATTAATGCTAATATATATCCAATGAAACCACAGCAATCCTtttattcctttaaaaaaatgtgtctgaGTATTACCAAATAGCGTATTCCTTCCCTGCAAACTAAGGTTAAAAAGCTCACTGAGCTACGCAACGTTCATGAAATTCAGGGAAAAATCTTGACGTGAGAAGTGGTGACAGATTCAATGGTGAAAAAAAGTCCTCATATTCACTCACAGTCTTTAAGATTTAGCCACTGACATGGAGCAGGTGGTGATACAAACAGCTAAGCTCGACACATCCAGAGGTGCAGAACGTCTGTTTGAAGCTTTGAGCGACTTGTAAGGAAGAGCTGTGGACGTGGTGAGACAAGCTGGAAGAAAACGGTCTGAGCTGAGCACTGCTTTTATGTGTGCTTGTATCCTCATCCCTGTGGTGATGTTTCACATGGCTTTGACTTTGATCTGCTTCATCTTCATCTGCTTCTTCTCAATCTTCTTCTGCTCACGCCGCTGGGCAGCTTCCTGAAAATGTCACATGAGAGAGTTGAATTTTGCAGATTTTGCACACTTGCTGTCTTGCTAAGGTATAAGTGTCTTAATTAAAAGTGTTGTGACACCCCAACACCATCAATGTACATTATAACTGATAATATTAGTCACTTGAACTGAAGATATCTAAAAGATATTCAAAGCCGattgcattcagagatggacttgcAGCAGTCAATTGCTGATCATGAAACTCCCTCAACCTCTGGCCACTTTTGATTGCAGATGTTGCCTGATGGGAGGCAACCCATCTCAAACTCAGGCTAACTGCAATCACTCAGATTGCTGTTATTTCCAAACTTTCACCAATCTGATTTACAATAACAGACAGTTAGTTTGAAAAGATGAGGCAACCAGTCAATAGGTCATGCTTTTTAATCACACTTGCATACCAGAACACCAAATGGACAAGGTCCAGACTTCTTGTCACACTGCTGCTTATTGTCTTTGCTCCCAAGCGCAAAATCTATTAGTTTTCCCTTGTACAGAGCTTTTTCCGTCTGTGCCACCAAGGCTTTGGAGCAGATTACCACTCCAGCTCTGTTTATCTGACTCTGTGGAGTCGTCTTCTCAcggtcttcatttatgttttttaagttctttttttaaaacatggttCTCTGTTGATATTGTCTTTTAATTGTGTCCggcactttgtgtgttttttgtctatGAAAAGTGgtatataaatattttagttACTCACTAGTGGATTTTACCATGTTtggtcagtttttctttttcttttagctaAAGCCATCAGCACATTTACTGCATACCATATCATATCATTTTGAGTGTATTCAGTCTGAAAAGTTCTTGTTGCAGACCTCCAGACGACGTTGTCTCTCAGGGTCCTCTTCATTCATGATCCTCTCCTTCTCtgctctcttcttctcctcccgcCGTGTTTGGGCTGCCTCCTGACGCTGAGCGTGAGTCTGCTTCAGGAAGTTCTCTTCCACACGGGCACGGTTTTTATCAGCTTTCTGTTTGCCCTAAACATACAagaatgattaaaaaagaagctaaaacattaaaacactgcAATAGTGGGTGCACTGTACACACCTCTCTGTTCAGACGAAGCTTCTTGACTTTATCGATGCTGTAGATCACCATGTTCATGAGAGGAAGCAGAGCGTCCATGTCTTTGGGAGAGGTGTTGCCCATGCCAGGCActgaatataaaaacataaaatatattaaaataaacaccaGTGAAATCAAATTAGGTTTAATGACGATGTCCAAGACAGTAGCAGAAATGACATGCTCACCATTAAATGTAAACAGCAGTGTCTTCTTGGTCTCAGGCAGCTTTAAGGGCTGACCCTCCCTGAAGCATCAAATAAATCCATCAGTAGACAGAAATTCTTAACTATAATCTGAAAAAGTAAATGATTACTTACTCTTGCATAATTTTTGGACCAGAAAATTGGTCCGAGAAATGGATGGACTCAATCTTATCAGCATGATTGGTGATATAATGTACCAtcttaaatgacaaaaaaaaggggAGGCAACACAGAGTTTTAATGACAGCAACAGATTTAAAGAGAGTATTCTCAGAATATTCAGTCTCTTTTATGACACTGCTTTGATATGAGAGCCAGACTTCACCTTGTTGTCCATCACACCATCCGTAACCTCGCCCATCTCACTAAGAATAGCCAGGGAGTCTGGGAGCCCATACTTGGCTCCAGACTTTGGCTTATCACCACAGAACTCACTCTGAGataaaagagataaaaaataaaataaaaaaaataaaggaatacataaaaacaaggcttttattttaatattaatgcaTAGCTGGTAAAAATTCAAAAAATCCAGACTACACAAGTCAGTATTTGCATAAAAACAGTGAATTTCAAAATTGCATGTCCAATTTGAGGAGGAAACTCACCAAGTCCTGCATCTCCTTCTGAAGCCGGGCCGTGGCCTTCTTGGTGCCCACAGCAAATACAAAAGTATCCATGTCCTCATCATTAAGAGTCACTTTGACTtgctgcaaaaaaaccccaaaacaaaataacaacaaaaaccaacCCACAGATGCGGCTGGTTAGAAAGTGTATCTGCAGCAATATACAgcggagagaaaagaaaaagtgaaaacgTACCACTTGGTCACAGGCGGGCCTCATCATCCTGGCCAAAACGTTAAGCAGGTCCTGCCTCTTAAGAAACtttaaaagacaataaaaacatgagatACATGTAGCATACATATATCTAATACTCATACTTGTATATCAGAACACATTGCCCACACCTTGAGTTGGATCAGCATGCCTTCACAGCACACACGTCCAGAGCACCAGAGGTTGTAGATGTGCTCATTTTCCTGGTTCAGCTTCCCAGTGCTTACCGCTTCTTTACTGGTGCCATCATCACCTACAAAGTGTCAACAGTTAACCTCATGCTAACCATTAACACTAAATACAAGGAAGCAGATCTAGCCTGTTGAGTCATCTTTCTGGCAGTGTGGAAAGAACTCACCCACTAGTGCAAAGTTGCTTTCAAGAAGCTCCCTGTGCGAGTTAAACCAGGCCTGAGCCAGGcgactgtttttgttctttccaATGATGTAGTTCATGATATAGGCCAGCAGGCCCGTCACCATCAGGATCTCCATGTAGTAACTCTCCCAGCTGTTCTGGAGATGTGCAGGAACCTGCAGAGAAGCAAACAGCCAAGAGTATGGCAGCTCAGTCAGGAATGAAgattaaatttaaagaaaaaaaaaaaagacaataaagattAATTTATAATTTCTCACTCTAAGGCCTGTTTTTATTAtccttgtttttaatgtaaacatttaacagcatctttaataaaattagaagattttaaattaaaggtTTATTACACTTCACTACAAAATGACTCCTAAAAGTACCTGGAAGCCTCACTGATCTTGAAGTGAGTCAAAGGTTTTTGCAGGTGGTCCTTCCTTAGGATCATTATTAGCCTGCAGCTGTTTGCTAATACATTGTGCCATTTGgttgttgcttttgtttcccCAGTGATGTTGTGCTGTTCTTCCCTAGGTGGATTAGTTCATTGCTGCCTGGGGCTCTTGTTGCCCCCATCTACACCCACAGGCATGCTGTGGGCCAGCGGGGGACTGACTGCAGCCCTGGAAAGACTGGTTTACAGTCAAAAAACACTTGCTAGTCTGAGCCTAATGATTACAGAATGACCTTGTGTCTTCCAACACATCCACTTGTTCAGCCgtacatgttttatttaaattaatctatccttaaactttaaatttaattttttagtTCAATAACTACATGAggcttgtttattaaaataatgattaaatgtgatttttgccCTGAATTACtgaagtttgtgtttgtttttttaagatgttctGAACTATTAAACAAtggcaatttttaaaaacaaaaacaatcttcAGGTTGAAAACTTGGTTGATTTCTTTTTGACTGTAACATAATAGGGATATTACAGGTTGCTACTTTTGTTCTGGAATGACTGTACTGTTTCTAAATAACCCCAAACCTGGTTTGACATTTCTGAGATCGGTCATTCCTTTGCAGACATACACAGACACTACTGTGTATGAAACAGGTGAATAACAGCCAGGGTATCAGTCTGACTAACTTAGTAATCTAGCTCAAATCAGTGCAACTCTGAGACTATTTTACTCAATAGACTGATGAGGAGGGCAAGCTCTGTCCTGGCCAGTCCCCCAGACTCCATAGAGGTGGTGAGAGGAGGATTATGGTCGATGTacagctcctctctctccccctgcaTGAGAATGTGGAGGCCCTGAGCAGCTCCTTGAGCATTAAATGGTTACAGCCATTGTGTAGGACAGAGCACCATAGCTCCTTCCTCCTGACAGTAGTTAGATGGTACAATTCACACACATAATAGGGTGTGTTACGTGTGCTAAAACTCAGTccagatcaaaagtttaagaccaacttgaaaaatgtaaaaaaaataataataatttaaaaacaatccaCATTCAAAAGGTAAAgttttttgcctttgccatcagaacGTCATGACAgtgactacctgacagaaaattacaatgaatccacattttttgcacagatttggccttttaaaggcatgtggtcctaaacttttgatcagctgtaaaacagcctgtttcagtttaagagttgttttcaataaattgcactctcgaaaaaaaaaaaaagtttagtctcactcccatttcttcgtGTTGGATgctgaagctctacttggaaccttgttaagatccaacaatacaaaatatgttttttttccacatttttcaagtggccttaaacttttgatcgggaCTGTATGAGTGTATACACCATCACTCCCACTGCACTTTATgtacacataaaaataaaatctgagtgTATTTTACTGGATAAAGCAACCTttaatatacagtacaa includes the following:
- the ccdc47 gene encoding PAT complex subunit CCDC47 isoform X2, producing MQSLYLLLIPALLLLLAIPVSRGRYNDDFDDGEDLADFDDNDFAEFEDMTDDSAAEAETAPPPRASPSLQPDEDEDEATVELEDGQDGFEDPDTQDQDIYSKYDQEEFEGIGDMEKTGHSMKDPLIIHTVPAHLQNSWESYYMEILMVTGLLAYIMNYIIGKNKNSRLAQAWFNSHRELLESNFALVGDDGTSKEAVSTGKLNQENEHIYNLWCSGRVCCEGMLIQLKFLKRQDLLNVLARMMRPACDQVQVKVTLNDEDMDTFVFAVGTKKATARLQKEMQDLSEFCGDKPKSGAKYGLPDSLAILSEMGEVTDGVMDNKMVHYITNHADKIESIHFSDQFSGPKIMQEEGQPLKLPETKKTLLFTFNVPGMGNTSPKDMDALLPLMNMVIYSIDKVKKLRLNREGKQKADKNRARVEENFLKQTHAQRQEAAQTRREEKKRAEKERIMNEEDPERQRRLEEAAQRREQKKIEKKQMKMKQIKVKAM
- the ccdc47 gene encoding PAT complex subunit CCDC47 isoform X1, with protein sequence MLFNLHEHYFYRHRSTSGPTMQSLYLLLIPALLLLLAIPVSRGRYNDDFDDGEDLADFDDNDFAEFEDMTDDSAAEAETAPPPRASPSLQPDEDEDEATVELEDGQDGFEDPDTQDQDIYSKYDQEEFEGIGDMEKTGHSMKDPLIIHTVPAHLQNSWESYYMEILMVTGLLAYIMNYIIGKNKNSRLAQAWFNSHRELLESNFALVGDDGTSKEAVSTGKLNQENEHIYNLWCSGRVCCEGMLIQLKFLKRQDLLNVLARMMRPACDQVQVKVTLNDEDMDTFVFAVGTKKATARLQKEMQDLSEFCGDKPKSGAKYGLPDSLAILSEMGEVTDGVMDNKMVHYITNHADKIESIHFSDQFSGPKIMQEEGQPLKLPETKKTLLFTFNVPGMGNTSPKDMDALLPLMNMVIYSIDKVKKLRLNREGKQKADKNRARVEENFLKQTHAQRQEAAQTRREEKKRAEKERIMNEEDPERQRRLEEAAQRREQKKIEKKQMKMKQIKVKAM